Genomic DNA from Lactuca sativa cultivar Salinas chromosome 8, Lsat_Salinas_v11, whole genome shotgun sequence:
TTCTCCAATTCATTTTCACTCAAACCATGTGCTTTTGGACTACCTAATGGGCGCCCTTTGCATGAAAAAATGGAAATTTCACCATCGCTATCCATCATTTCATTGTTGTGCTCAACCTTATTGAAAAGCGTGTCAACATCATTCAAATACATAGAACAAAAATTTAGGCATTCTTTGTCTATGAAGCTCTCAGCAATACATCCTTCTGGACGAGCTTTGTTCTTGACATATCCTTTTAAAGTACCCATTTTCCTCTCAAAAGGGAACATCCAACGGTATTGAGGTGGGCCTACGATCTTGGCTTCATATGGCAAATGAATCAAAAGATGAACCATGATGTCAAAGAATGATGGAGGAAATATCCGCTCCAACTTACATAATATGAGAACAATTTTTGCCTCTTGTTCCTCTAAAACATCTAGGTACATACTTCGTGTGCATAATTTCTAGAAAAACTCGCTGAGTTCGTACAACACAAGTCGAACTTCCTTTGTCAAACAACCCCTAATTGATAAAGGCAACAATCGTTGGATGAAAACATAAAAGTCGTGACTTTTCATGTGTGACAACTggaagccccccccccccccccctttaatgCATCTAGATATATTCGAGGCAAATCCATCCGGGAACTTAAGTGACTTCAAGACATCTAATATCTTTCGTTTCTCTTCCTTTGTCAAGTGGTAGCAAGCCATAGGCATTATAAATGAATTGCCATCTGGTTGTAAACGTAAGCCCTTCTTTAAACCTTCATCCATCAAATCCTTGCGAGATTTCCATGTGTCCTTTGTTTTATTCTTAATATTGAACAATGTGGCCGTCAAGCTTTCCGTCACATTCTTAACATAATGCATGATATCAGTGTTGTGTCTTAATTTTAGTTTAGCCCAATATGGAAGCTTAAAGAACACACTTTTCTTTTTCCATCCTTGTCTGTCCTCTTTAGACTTACGTTGTCTTGAGTTAGAAAACATATCAATGTAAGCCAAAATTTCATTTCTAGACTTTGGTGTCAATGGTTCCCGCATATCTACCGTCCCATCAAAGTTCTTTTTATCCCTACGCCATTTGTTTGAGGCTGGCAAGAATCttcgatgacccatatagcacaTTTTTTTACTATGAGTCAAGTAACGAGATGATGTTTCATCAATACATGTAGGACAAGCATTGTAACCCTTAACACTCCAACCAGAGAGCATACCATATGCTGGAAAATTATTTATTGTCCACAAAAGGGCTGCTCGTAATGTAAAGGTTTCGTTTCTAAGTGCATCGTAAGCATTTACACCAACCCATAACTCATTTAGTTCGTCAATTAGAGGTTGAAGGTAGACATGAATATTAATGCCAGGTGATAAGGGACCTGGAATCAACATTggcatgaatatatatatatatatatatatatatatatatatatatatatatatatatatatatatatatatgggtcttTCATACACTTCCATGGTGGCAAATTGTACGGTACAACAAAGACAGGCCATATGCTATGCGAATTGTTACCAAATGGATTGAATCCATCTGTTGCCAACCCTAATCGTATATTACGTGGATCAATAGAGAATGAAGGAAACTCTTTATCAAGATGTTTCCAAGCTTCAGTATCCGCAGGATGTCTAACTATATTATCATCATCGACTCGTTTTTCCTTATGCCATCTCATGTCACAAGCGACTTGTTTGTCAATAAACAATCTTTGAAGTCTAGGTTTGAGAGGAAAGTATCGAAGCACCTTTCGTGGTACTTTCAAATCATTTCCGCTAAATCGAGGCTCTTTGCAATCGTCATTTGGGTAGTGGGTATGAGACGCATAATCTTTCCGATAAAGAACACAGTCTTTAACACATGCATGAATTTTTTCTCCTTGAAAACCCaaatcacatatgtattttttTGCTTCATAAAAATTCTTTGGGACTAATGATGGAGTTGGCAAGGCTTTTCTAAATATATCAAGCAAAGCATCAAATGATTTGATGGACCAACCACTTGTTGTCTTTAGATGTAAAACTATAACAATAAATGAAAATTGTGAGTAACTTTGACATCCTTCATAAAGTTCTCGGTGCGATTCATCCATCAATCTTCAGAGGGcttctaaatccttgtctaaggTACATCAAGAATCACCACTAGCTTGCCAATTATCACCTCATTTACTTTGACCTATGTTATTTAACATCTCATCAAGGTCATCATCATTTAAGTCATCATTAGCCCCATCAACTTCATCAATAGATATATCATCATCCGATGTATCATATGACTCACCATGATATATCCACCTAACATAACTAACAACAATTCCAATTTGCATCAAATGTGAGTATATAGTTGTTCGGTTATGATGTCGAAAATTATTGCATTTTTTGCAAGGGCATGGAACTTTTGACAACACTTCTCTATCGTGGTATGCAAAATTAAGGAATTCATTTACACCCAATTCATATCTTGGGTCCTTTGTCCTATTAACtatattcatccaagacttatccATATGATCTGGTAAAAGAAAAAATCATGAAAATAGGATAAATGTATAATGACAATGAAATTATGATcattaaagaagaatcaagtaaaaAGTAGCATGTTTAAAATTGTCATCTTATGGTGTATGATTAATCAAGCATAAGAAATCATGATCTAAAATTATCCCGTTCTTCTATGCCTTGTTATTTCTTCATTTGTGATCTTATTTGATCAACTCATATGATAACCAGATTTGATGAGATGCTTAACTGATCAGAAGACAAGTATGAATTTTTCTTTGAGAAAAAAAGATTATTCAGGAAACTTAAGATAATAgatacacatataacaattaTAATTTAAATTATGATAAGTTTAAAAGAATAATGGTAAGTATTATTTAGCTGTTTTCTGACCTCTAGCTTCAACTATTTTATGGTAACTTCTGCTGTGTTTTTTCAGTCCTTGCTTATTGCTCTTTAAATTATGTCCTAAATCCTTGTCCCTTAATCCCTGGAGAAATCATGCTAGTAAACAAAGCACTGCCTAAATTACTCATATAAGTTGCATAATCCCATTGAATATGTTTACCACTTTTATCAAGAAATAGTTCAGCAACCAAAAACTAAAAGATGGCAAGTGATTTGTTGACTATTTTGTATGACGGAATCAGAAAAAGGAATGGAATGGTTCATTCCATTCCTTTCCATCCAATCAAACAAACcatttaatagtttaaaatcaTTATGATTTGTTGACTTTTTTTAATAATTGGAATTGCCTTTTTCTTATTATTTGTGCAGGAACTTGTGGAGATGATTTTCCAATCTGCAATGTAGGTTTTAGAATTTCCAACAACTAGAAATTCGTTGGTTTTTACTTTTTAGGTTAGACGTCAATAAGGAAAAAGAAATCCAAGGTTTCTATATGCAATGCGTCTTTACTCTTTAGTGTGAAAAATTAAGTAAATTAAAGTTTATATGTGAAAAGCGGATCAGGATATCATAACAAATTCATGGGAAGGGAAGGTTAGTCAAATAGCACAAATCATGGCATACAGGTGTATATATGAGAAGGTGATTCAACTTGATTAAATGTGATTGTAAAACTCAGCTAAACCTAGAAAAAGAAGTTGATAGTCACTCGATCGATTGACTTATCTGATCATGCGAGTATGGAGTACCTGTTTGACTTCGAGTGGAGAACAGATGTGCGTCAATGGGAGAGTGTGGAGGACGATGGACCGACGACGATGGACCGCCGACCTAGAAAATGAAGTTGATAGTCACTCAATCGATTGACTAATCTGATCATGCGAGTATGGAGTACCTGTTTGACTTCGAGTGGAGAATAGAGGTGCGCCAATGGGAGGGTGTGGAACGGCGATAGACCGGCGGCGATTGACCGGCGACGATAGGTCGGCAGGATGCTGTCAATATTGGTGTATCGATTTAGGGCAAAAGAGAGCGTATTGAGTCGATTTAAGGCATAGTACTGTAGTCAAAATTAGTCAACCTTGTTTATCTCCTTATAATCGTGTTTACAAAAAATTATATGTATAATTAATTTGGTCAAAATTAGTCAGTCAAAATTAATCAAGTCTTCTTATTTAGTCAAAATATAAATACAACTATGACTTTTTCTAATGTGTTTCTCTTTTTATGTTTTCAACTTTGTTCAAATATTATTATAGTAAACATGTTTGATAAAAACCGGTCAATAATGTAACGAGTCCTTACAAAATTATGTATAAAAAAAGTTGtagttattttcaaaaataaaaaatattaattaaaaatattttagtttttattaattgaaaactataatatatataatcaGTGACCACTGCTTTATAGTCACTAAATGTTAATTCATCAGTGACCACTATTGAGTGGTCACTAATTGTTTTTCCAGTACCTAAGGAGTAGGGCGGGGTATTGAACAAACGTAATAGTGACCATTATTTTTGGTCACTAAACCTTCAATACAATGACCACTTTTTTCGTTACTAAACATCTAACATGTTGACCATTAGTCTTAGCCACTATATAATTAACATAGTGACCATTATTTTTAGTCACTAAATAGTTGTTATGATATGGAACATAAGCAGTTTAATTTTTTTGCATTATAGTGACTAAGTTAGTGACCACCACATATAATTCGTCATTAAATTTGTAAGAATACCAAAATTCAGTGACCACTTAATTTCTAGTGACTAAAAGATGCTTTCAGTGACCAAATTTTAAGTCGTCACTAAAAATTAGTCACTAATAAGGACTTTTCTTGTAACACACACTTGCCATTTTGGGAATTCACTTACAGGAGATATTTGTTGACTCTTGTTATCTTACTCATCTTTCTGTTTTTCCACTGGGATAGCAGCAACCTAATCATCATTATCCACAAAACCAATTGAATGATTGATTACTTTTATAAACAGTTGACGTGTTGGAGTGACACAAGTAATTAATGATTTTCTTATTTAATACTACTTCTCCATCTTGGGACTCAATATAACTATACAATCATTGACAACCAAAAAAAGATTAATTGAACAGTGCATCAAAATGGTTGTGTTATCTATATAGTCATTAAAATAGTACATTCCCCTCCTCTGATTTTATCCTTCATAGGAAATATAAATCCATTAGCAAAGTGATTGGGGATTCAATTTCCATCAGCAATAAGGTGATTAGTTTTTACATAATTTTTTCCATGTTACCTTCCATCTAACACCTACATCAGTAAGAAAATGAAAAATCGGTATGAGGGAACTccaattccatgatttgaatttgaAAGTAAAGAAAAATAACTTCAAACACTAATGGAAATTTTAATAATCATAATTTAGGGATCGTATATAAACTTAGTAAACTCCATATGTGTTTAGTTAGAATAAACCAATGATCTAACCTTTTTGTGTTGAGATTTTCATCAACATCTTTGAGTTTCATTACCTTATTTATTTCCATACCAACCTTT
This window encodes:
- the LOC128127874 gene encoding uncharacterized protein LOC128127874, with the protein product MQIGIVVSYVRWIYHGESYDTSDDDISIDEVDGANDDLNDDDLDEMLNNIGQILHLKTTSGWSIKSFDALLDIFRKALPTPSLVPKNFYEAKKYICDLGFQGEKIHACVKDCVLYRKDYASHTHYPNDDCKEPRFSGNDLKVPRKVLRYFPLKPRLQRLFIDKQVACDMRWHKEKRVDDDNIVRHPADTEAWKHLDKEFPSFSIDPRNIRLGLATDGFNPFGNNSHSIWPVFVVPYNLPPWKCPLSPGINIHVYLQPLIDELNELWVGVNAYDALRNETFTLRAALLWTINNFPAYGMLSGWSVKGYNACPTCIDETSSRYLTHSKKMCYMGHRRFLPASNKWRRDKKNFDGTVDMREPLTPKSRNEILAYIDMFSNSRQRKSKEDRQGWKKKSVFFKLPYWAKLKLRHNTDIMHYVKNVTESLTATLFNIKNKTKDTWKSRKDLMDEGLKKGLRLQPDGNSFIMPMACYHLTKEEKRKILDVLKSLKFPDGFASNISRCIKGGGGGGFQLSHMKSHDFYVFIQRLLPLSIRGCLTKEVRLVLYELSEFF